A single region of the Plasmodium chabaudi chabaudi strain AS genome assembly, chromosome: 3 genome encodes:
- a CDS encoding nucleic acid binding protein, putative has translation MFYLYNKITSLSTKSQDGNEKRGSKENVTNSLDDKIDKSKNDEECYKKDEDIFLIFEDTNFENSDSGNKNVTTQIKLDNNEINRIENENKLKIDLNKQDKSRCVSEKEDVVKFGELNENGDNDDSFFKINQNNFCNFEFPNYNDNNHEDSKENLKNTFPKFESNSSIDWSNINLKNNTKRYLSENIENEFQNFNFENEDFDNYRAEDNEEVAPECNIKNVNSEENEKVIKENSDFFFAESPWDKCINENEKWEDWTRHDDILKAKPFEDKKVDEETEINVNIKEKKADEIISSILKKNGLHENSFKFMESNDMICKKIDEKETKEDPFSFKCEPSFNDENICDEIENDYKNDEHSFNNNIMHNDMQSDLIKNNINFEVANDANFSNNSGDNNFPDFENEMEVKEDVEHFEKNDVEKNDAEQSGIAENFQENNYVSPKKIHEIEEVKVSCSEREEDVVSMGAMEECAENDDKKECNSFDNFFYETQIYEVEETSEKGNVESFLFEKNMSFIDDEFEEICECETSVVENIKPFHYENMSTNLLIKNNDNVTQGSLEKEEEDKNKSIFFEEAKMGEENNESSVNSISDGKNIEINTNSNEGMNSEVLEDKELWTDNAFIKETKYDSISENEVKECESDEVLNENKEVFEKEDNKKIFCDKEKLYENELWNDERQIEFSESKNNNSQIAIMNSEEEKEEENILCENKTLWGEKKIMNNLTREDSIGIYTANQGEENIILKNKEIEIEKCSEKNEVKIDVEKGSQKVISFENKKNNEINEDKKKTKNNNSRFDNISKENIHPKNNNLTSVNLSRFTYEKINEIKANNRKEKKSVPHDTYDNISDDINCNNMRNTNKLCNLKLNKINEIEDNTNYCQDIDKRSCENNNFIHGNEIKVDLNNDNKNCNIINMKETKLKKQKKKNDVVENNIDGKLAPITNKFEYESNSLNFLKALKDLPNLKFLKCKDLNPFLRHFNIVLKAVNICFNNEIFFYVLAGDETGCAYVKLRNEFRGLFRGNDTFIIENCSVMEEGFHIILEMNKYSNIYPLKYNTIKNINKHINFSDAKFVSLSEHII, from the exons atgttttatttgtataacaAGATTACTTCATTATCAACAAAATCGCAAGATGGAAATGAAAAACGAGGCAGTAAAGAAAATGTAACGAATAGTTTGGACgataaaattgataaaagtaaaaatgatgaagaatgttataaaaaagacgaagatatatttttaatatttgaggatacaaattttgaaaactCAGATAGtggtaataaaaatgtgaccacccaaataaaattggataacaatgaaataaatagaattgaaaatgaaaacaagTTGAAAATcgatttaaataaacaagATAAATCAAGGTGTGTAAGTGAAAAAGAGGATGTAGTGAAGTTTGGGGAACTAAATGAAAATGGGGATAACGACgatagtttttttaaaataaatcaaaataatttttgcaATTTTGAGTTTCCAAactataatgataataatcatGAGGATAGCAAAGAAAACTTGAAAAATACTTTTCCAAAATTTGAAAGCAATTCAAGTATTGACTGgtcaaatattaatttgaaaaataatactaaGAGATATTTATCAGAAAATATAGAGAATgaatttcaaaattttaattttgaaaatgaagattttgataattataGAGCTGAGGATAATGAGGAGGTTGCACCGGaatgtaatataaaaaatgtgaatagtgaagaaaatgaaaaagtaattaaagaaaattcaGATTTTTTCTTTGCTGAATCACCTTGGgataaatgtataaatgaaaatgagaAATGGGAAGACTGGACACGTCATGATGATATTTTGAAAGCAAAACCATTTGAAGATAAAAAGGTGGATGAAGAAACGGAAATAaatgttaatattaaagagaaaaaggctgatgaaataatttcaagtattttaaaaaaaaatggattacatgaaaattcttttaaatttatggaATCTAATGATAtgatatgtaaaaaaattgatgaGAAGGAAACTAAAGAAGatcctttttcatttaaatgtGAACCCTCATTTAATGATGAGAATATTTGTGATGAAATAGAGaatgattataaaaatgatgaacatagctttaataataatataatgcatAATGATATGCAATCAGATTtaataaagaataatataaattttgaagTAGCAAACGATGCAAACTTTTCTAATAATAGTGGTGATAATAACTTTCCAGATTTTGAGAATGAAATGGAGGTTAAAGAGGATGTAGAgcattttgaaaaaaacgatGTAGAAAAAAACGATGCAGAACAAAGCGGAATAGCTGAAAACTTTCAAGAGAATAACTATGTGTCTCCGAAGAAAATACATGAAATAGAAGAAGTTAAAGTTAGTTGTAGTGAGAGGGAAGAGGATGTCGTAAGCATGGGTGCTATGGAGGAATGCgcagaaaatgatgataaaaaagagTGCAATtcttttgataattttttttatgaaaccCAAATATATGAAGTAGAAGAAACGAGTGAAAAAGGTAACGTtgaatcatttttatttgaaaaaaatatgagtTTTATAGATGATGAATTTGAAGAAATATGTGAATGTGAGACATCAGTGGTCGAAAACATAAAACCATTtcattatgaaaatatgtctacaaatttgttaataaaaaacaatgaTAATGTTACTCAAGGCAGTTTAGAGAAGGAAGaggaagataaaaataagagcatattttttgaagaaGCAAAAATGGGTGAAGAGAATAATGAAAGTAGTGTAAATTCTATATCtgatggaaaaaatattgaaataaatacCAATTCAAATGAAGGAATGAATAGTGAAGTTTTAGAGGATAAGGAGTTATGGACTGATAATGCATTTATTAAAGAAACAAAATACGATAGCATCTCTGAAAATGAGGTAAAAGAATGTGAATCAGATGAAGTactaaatgaaaataaagaagtatttgaaaaagaagacaataaaaaaatattttgtgataaagaaaaattatatgaaaatgaattatgGAATGATGAAAGGCAAATTGAATTTTCGGAaagcaaaaataataattctcAAATTGCTATTATGAATAGTGAAGAAGAGAAAGaggaagaaaatatattatgtgaaaataaaactttatggggtgaaaaaaaaataatgaataacCTCACAAGAGAAGATAGTATTGGAATTTATACTGCTAATCAGggtgaagaaaatataattttaaaaaataaagaaatcgaaatagaaaaatgtTCCGAAAAGAATGAAGTAAAAATTGATGTTGAAAAGGGGTCTCAAAAAGTAATatcatttgaaaataaaaaaaataatgaaataaatgaagataaaaaaaaaacaaaaaataataattcaaggtttgataatatttctaaagaaaatattcatccaaaaaataataatttaacttCAGTAAATCTTTCAAGATTTacttatgaaaaaataaatgaaataaaagcaaataatagaaaagaaaagaaaagtgTACCACATGATACTTATGACAATATTAGCGATGATATAAATTGCAATAATATGagaaatacaaataaattatgtaatttgaaattgaataaaataaatgaaattgaAGATAATACTAATTATTGTCAAGATATAGATAAAAGAAGTTGTgagaataataattttatacatGGAAATGAGATAAAAGttgatttaaataatgacaataagaattgtaatataataaatatgaaagagactaaattaaaaaaacaaaaaaaaaaaaatgatgttgtagaaaataatattgatgGAAAGTTAGCTCCCATAACAAACAAGTTTGAATATGAATCAAAtagtttaaattttttgaaagcATTAAAAGATTTACCAAatcttaaatttttaaaatgcaAAGACTTAAATCCATTTTTGCGTCATTTTAACATTGTTTTGAAAGCAGTGAATATTTGCTTCAATAATG aaatttttttttatgttttggCTGGCGATGAAACGGGATGTGCTTATGTTAAGCTGAGAAATGAGTTTAGGGGCTTATTCAGA GGGAATGACACATTTATAATAGAAAATTGTTCTGTGATGGAAGAAGGTTTTCACATAATTTTGGAGATGAATAAATACagtaatatatatccattgaaatataatactattaaaaatataaataagcatataaatttttcagACGCCAAGTTTGTATCATTGTCTGAGCATATCATATGA
- a CDS encoding fam-a protein, which translates to MNKVCMKTIFAIIALFAYVRNEVLEGTVVPREVFLTEGVKNPIIYDSDEIYEQNKHLFCTDSEEEDQVEEIMEDARRIFLRYIKDHFGFKFYDKHDKYTSSYFMKYKDGTCIGKSHTIIPSARRYNEIVKTLWDPNGEKKYNPDFVSGKVVRAYNRDLLMIQQRYKNDVLRCDNYYYAFAAKYEISNKTTIILKASGNINDHNKHRNKNRNALIKSANAFEFDIDSDEDIAAGKLNNMVVNLSGYIITKKKKSVLITHIDSVDGNIPVASDWYRLVNKSNRLGVIADLKHYMDEKYSYTPRVGAAGYGF; encoded by the exons atgaataaagtGTGCATGAAAACCATTTTTGCTATTATAGCCTTATTCGCATATGTGAGGAATGAAGTTCTTGAAGGAACGGTTGTTCCAAGGGAAGTTTTTTTAACTGAGGGCGT taaaaatcctattatttatgattcggatgaaatatatgaacaaaataagcATCTATTTTGCACCGATTCTGAAGAAGAAGATCAAGTAGAAGAAATTATGGAAGACGCTCGAAGAATATTCCTTCGATATATTAAAGATCATTTCGGTTTCAAATTCTATGATAAACACGATAAATATACAAgctcatattttatgaaatataaagatGGTACATGCATTGGAAAAAGCCATACTATAATTCCCTCTGCTCGTAGG TATAATGAGATAGTAAAGACTTTGTGGGACCCCAAtggtgaaaaaaaatacaatccTGATTTTGTTAGcg GAAAAGTTGTCCGTGCATACAATCGAGATTTATTAATGATACAACAACGTTACAAAAATGATGTTTTGCGTTgtgataattattattatgcttTTGCCGCAAAATATGAA ATATCCAATAAAACAACTATAATTCTCAAGGCCTCaggaaatataaatgatcaCAACAAACATAGAAACAAAAATAGGAATGCTCTCATAAAAAGTGCGAATGCGTTCGAATTTGATATTGATTCTGACGAGGATATTGCAGCGGGAAAATTAAACAACATGGTTGTTAACTTATCCGGATATAtcattacaaaaaaaaaaaaatccgTTTTAATTACCCACATCGACTCT gtTGATGGCAATATTCCCGTAGCCTCAGATTGGTATAGATTAGTGAATAAATCAAACAGATTGGGAGTTATTGCTGACTTAAAGCATTACATGGATGAAAAATACTCATATACTCCCAGAGTAGGTGCTGCTGGTTATGGGTTTTAA
- a CDS encoding octaprenyl pyrophosphate synthase, putative, with protein MIVFSKKKHTPGFFDFCFKKCMNYLPITKDNSYINQNTSQRYNIYSSAENNSSPSNLFMEMLKFYAFKVKRKHLNTELPNEVNTTKCVPSHEIDNSMIYSNNTNNEVLLCLNILKYNDEQVNSELKYLHNYFKKIKCRTDPYALCENKIKNIDDHIYNIIKTDYSNINEFVTYIYQYKGKRFRVILSILLKNILTYIDNVTPKNNSKFRNIQRNISKTTQNSHQNNKHKDVTLLSKLYSRKNLLKKKIMQISKNCDNNIYTKNMILENQCKIIAASEIIHMGSLLHDDVIDESEKRRGSLSLHKKYGNKVSILSGDFLLARACSVFANIGYPEICKRFSYVIESLIKGEFLQANLKTTNIEDALKTYLIKSYHKTASLFSHLFACIAIISFQNEKIIELCFNLGLHIGMAFQLYDDYLDYKIDPKTNQPILNDIKNNIKTAPLLFSYNYNPNNVLSLINKKYLSNDDIQDALFYIKESNSMKKNELCSLMHMKKAADILESLISYCKLSKNTELQNYQKNEIDQSRAALTSLIFNTLTRNTK; from the coding sequence ATGATAGtttttagtaaaaaaaaacatactCCAGGATTCTTTGACTTttgctttaaaaaatgtatgaaCTATTTACCAATCACCAAAGACAATAGCTATATTAATCAAAATACATCCCaaagatataatatttactCTAGTGctgaaaataatagtagCCCCAGTAATCTCTTTATGGAGATGCTAAAATTTTATGCCTTTAAAGTTAAAAGAAAACATTTAAATACAGAATTGCCTAACGAAGTTAATACAACAAAATGTGTGCCATCCCATGAAATTGACAACAGTATGATATATTCCAACAATACGAACAATGAAGTATTACtatgtttaaatatattaaaatataatgatgaGCAAGTAAATAGCGAATTAAAATATCtgcataattattttaagaaaataaaatgtcgTACGGATCCATATGCACtatgtgaaaataaaataaaaaatatcgatgaccatatatataatattataaaaacagaTTATAGTAATATTAACGAATTTGttacttatatttatcaatatAAAGGGAAAAGGTTTAGAGTTATCTTAAGCATTTtgctaaaaaatatattaacatatatagataatgtaacaccaaaaaataattctaaatttagaaacattcaaagaaatatttctaAAACAACCCAAAATTCAcaccaaaataataaacataaagaTGTTACTCTATTAAGTAAGCTATACTCAAGGAAAAATcttcttaaaaaaaaaataatgcaaattagtaaaaattgtgataataatatatatacaaaaaatatgatactCGAAAATCAATGTAAAATTATTGCAGCATCAGaaattatacatatggGCTCTCTTTTACATGATGATGTAATTGATGAATCTGAAAAAAGACGAGGATCATTGtcattacataaaaaatatggaaataaaGTTTCTATATTATCTGGTGACTTTTTATTAGCTCGTGCATGTTCTGTATTTGCAAATATAGGTTATCCAGAAATTTGTAAAAGATTTTCATATGTCATAGAAAGTTTAATAAAAGGTGAATTTTTACAAGCAAATCTTAAGACTACTAATATAGAAGATGCATTAAAAACTTATCTAATTAAATCATACCATAAAACtgcatcattattttcacatCTATTTGCTTGTATAGCTATAATATCAtttcaaaatgaaaaaataattgaattATGTTTTAATCTAGGACTTCATATAGGTATGGCTTTTCAATTATATGATGATTATTTAGATTATAAAATCGATCCAAAAACAAATCAACCTATACttaatgatattaaaaataatattaaaacagCTCCATTACTATTTAGCTATAATTATAATCCAAATAATGTACTATCTCTcatcaataaaaaatatttatcgaATGATGATATTCAAGATGCCTTGTTTTACATTAAAGAATCAAACAGTATGAAGAAAAATGAACTATGCTCCTTAATGCATATGAAAAAAGCTGCAGACATTTTAGAATCTCTAATATCTTATTGCAAATTATCGAAAAATACAGAACtacaaaattatcaaaaaaatgaaattgatCAAAGTCGAGCAGCCCTTACAAgtcttatttttaatacgCTAACTCGTAATACAaagtaa
- a CDS encoding CIR protein, with the protein MMPHNLQCEPFCNGDKDFSSISPDFSQFNFTNELHILYALYDQTENTDKRNAYSEEIATLGIWLIQKLLVIYKGALIYENYRNYYEHIMMHLRHNIYMIKNDDDFPLNTFYHNHLDAFSLELSYLILLDYNTKYIKQFYMLFDKVCNTINEYTENGYSNQDIAYSSVNCINMHRIFYNTVNKCNFHLYLLENLKNDCIEFRISSINDRINEKTNCNLYTKLKKIANNNENNSYFKKTYEEFGFQGSIYQNINSYNEEENMMIILDDSKYVLKYLNASDHKIDIGTKECYKTCLESFNSQEIYENESGNLSEISFCELNDTNNTKEYNMCELAYPEIGLKRNVAPLICCANIYSEHSMNDIAIVAISISIILSIAYKYLSLGCPKKTKKKKRRKKVIKLINRKKMKSKYKNARRERIGTCNYELVGEKDRRYWL; encoded by the exons atgatgcCACATAACCTACaa TGTGAACCATTTTGTAATGGTGATAAGGATTTTTCAAGCATAAGTCCTGATTTTAGtcaatttaattttacgAATGAATTAcacatattatatgcacTTTATGATCAGACAGAAAACACAGACAAGCGTAATGCTTATTCTGAAGAAATTGCAACTTTAGGTATATGGttaattcaaaaattattagtTATTTATAAGGGGGCATTAATTTACGAAAATTATAGGAATTATTATGAGCACATTATGATGCATTTGagacataatatatatatgataaaaaatgacGATGACTTTCCTctaaatacattttatcACAATCATTTAGATGCGTTTTCATTGGAATTGAGTTATTTGATTCTCTTAGATTATAATACTAAATAcattaaacaattttatatgttatttGATAAAGTATGCAATACGATTAATGAATATACAGAAAATGGTTATTCAAACCAAGATATTGCATATAGTTCTGTAAATTGTATTAATATGCatagaatattttataacactgttaataaatgcaattttcatctttatttattggaaaatttaaaaaacgaTTGCATCGAATTTAGAATTTCTTCTATTAATGATagaataaatgaaaaaacgAATTGTAATttgtatacaaaattaaaaaaaattgcgaataataatgaaaataattcatattttaaaaaaacttatGAAGAATTTGGATTCCAAGGTtcaatatatcaaaatattaattcatataatgaagaagaaaatatgatGATTATATTAGATGattcaaaatatgtattaaaatatttaaatgcaTCAGATCATAAAATTGATATAGGAACAAAAGAATGCTATAAAACATGTCTTGAATCATTTAATTCACAAGAAATTTATGAGAATGAATCAGGAAATCTATCAGAAATATCATTCTGCGAATTAAACGATACAAATAATACcaaagaatataatatgtgtGAATTGGCATATCCTGAAATCGGATTAAAACGAAATGTAGCCCCATTAATATGCTGtgcaaatatttatagcGAACATAGCATGAACGATATTGCAATAGTAGCCATTTCAATATCCATCATTTTATCAATTGCATATAag TATTTATCACTTGGTTGTCCAAAAAAgacgaagaaaaaaaaacggagGAAAAAGGTTATAAAATTGATTAataggaaaaaaatgaaaagcaaatacaaaaatgcTCGACGAGAAAGAATTGGCACATGCAATTATGAATTAGTTGGTGAAAAAGACCGAAGATATTGGTTATAA
- a CDS encoding fam-a protein, translating into MNKFYIQITLFLLTIFAYANNKALATELDSEGDTSPESIERYLTSEEIYEENKHLLCTNPEEIKHAEKLMSEALSHFKYHAVKKSGYNSYGNNPFKKIYYYKKTQRDGTTVDKVEYTVRDSDKYDEEINKLWDPNHGKSFNMKSPQRKIIRVYNPNLVLIQQRYKHRFGRTEKYFYALVAKVEVSKDTTAIVMTSPNINDHYPSGKKFKNRIIENANLLKIDVDPEDDIKEGLLKKTFVNLAGYLIQKKDKCVDATFIASIDGHSFV; encoded by the exons atgaataagttttatattcaaattactttatttcttttaaccATCTTCGCATATGCGAATAATAAGGCCCTTGCAACTGAGCTTGATTCAGAAGGGGATACATCACCCGAATCAATAGAGCGTTACCTTAC TTCagaagaaatatatgaagAAAACAAGCACTTATTATGTACCAATCCcgaagaaataaaacatgCGGAAAAACTTATGAGCGAAGCTTTATCACATTTCAAATATCATGctgtaaaaaaaagtggTTATAATTCATATGGGAATAATCCttttaagaaaatatattattataaaaaaacacaaaGAGACGGCACAACTGTTGATAAAGTTGAATATACAGTCCGTGATTCCGATAAG TatgatgaagaaataaacAAGTTATGGGACCCCAATCATGGCAAATCTTTTAACATGAAATCTCCtcaaa GAAAAATTATACGTGTATACAATCCAAATTTAGTATTGATACAACAACGTTACAAACATCGTTTTGGGCGCACtgagaaatatttttatgctttAGTTGCAAAGGTTGAG gTATCAAAAGACACAACAGCAATTGTCATGACTTCaccaaatataaatgatcaCTACCCTTCCggtaaaaaatttaaaaacagaataatagaaaacgcaaatttattaaaaattgacGTTGATCCTGAAGATGATATCAAAGAAGgactattaaaaaaaacctTTGTTAACTTAGCTGGATACCtcattcaaaaaaaagataaatgtGTTGATGCCACATTTATCGCATCT aTTGACGGACATTCTTTCGTTTAA